The proteins below come from a single Mesobacillus jeotgali genomic window:
- a CDS encoding GNAT family N-acetyltransferase, with amino-acid sequence MSIVEKGIVSLVFYKPEYKALLSNYSLSEEQQRYTALPVDALQKCESEPDRHPIVILFGRQPAGFFVLHGWEGVKAFSKNKEAILLRAYSINAEYQGRGIASQSIQLLSPFVKKHFPKVNEVILAVNHANVVAQNVYKKGGFVDKGITALGREGEMFIYHLEI; translated from the coding sequence ATGTCAATTGTAGAAAAAGGAATCGTTTCTTTGGTCTTTTACAAGCCAGAATATAAAGCGTTGCTGTCGAATTACAGTTTGTCTGAAGAGCAGCAAAGGTATACAGCACTTCCGGTCGACGCACTGCAAAAATGCGAGTCTGAGCCAGACAGACACCCAATTGTCATATTGTTTGGCCGTCAGCCTGCAGGATTCTTTGTCCTCCATGGATGGGAGGGTGTTAAAGCTTTTAGCAAAAATAAAGAAGCGATCCTATTACGTGCATACTCAATAAATGCAGAGTATCAGGGGAGAGGTATTGCTTCACAATCCATACAGCTATTGAGCCCCTTTGTAAAAAAGCACTTTCCAAAGGTAAATGAGGTCATATTGGCTGTAAATCATGCGAATGTAGTTGCACAAAATGTTTATAAGAAGGGCGGCTTCGTGGACAAGGGCATTACTGCATTGGGAAGAGAGGGAGAAATGTTTATATATCATCTTGAGATTTAA
- a CDS encoding GyrI-like domain-containing protein — MPEVKRLSEKKLVGFRVLCPGDQYIVEIPKASKLLSERTGEIANTVNPGFQYGAFVVEHRANEEDGYWVCVEVSEIEEIPEGMVGLTIPGQMYAIFRHKGTNNGIREAYTELHQWIEMNGYRRTPEKWHLEAFYKWSDPDNLDVELMDTVAFEV; from the coding sequence ATGCCAGAAGTAAAGCGGTTATCAGAAAAGAAGTTGGTGGGGTTCCGGGTGTTGTGTCCCGGGGACCAGTATATCGTCGAGATTCCGAAAGCTTCAAAGCTGTTGAGTGAACGAACGGGTGAAATTGCGAATACGGTGAACCCAGGTTTTCAGTATGGAGCTTTTGTAGTCGAACATCGTGCAAATGAGGAAGATGGATATTGGGTATGTGTTGAAGTATCAGAAATTGAAGAGATACCCGAAGGCATGGTTGGTCTAACCATACCTGGTCAAATGTACGCTATTTTTAGACACAAAGGAACGAACAATGGAATCAGGGAGGCGTATACCGAGCTTCATCAATGGATCGAAATGAATGGCTACCGGAGAACTCCGGAAAAATGGCATCTGGAAGCATTTTATAAATGGTCTGATCCTGACAATTTAGATGTGGAACTCATGGATACGGTTGCCTTTGAAGTGTAA
- a CDS encoding NUDIX hydrolase, which produces METKHVRTSGAYTMYNGLFPFQVGPTRKGDKLGVVRLGGHREKEESAQETAIREVLEESSMEIKLVTSPITFFKREWNDTAIKIQSKEEVAPILIKGSDPTASTAMYLACSNMAPVPSSETIGLLLLSREDISIICKQRITLEQFIEQGGKAMFSQKINFELPLEPFPQLLFLAELFEKEASLMDQVISQLEPGLDK; this is translated from the coding sequence ATGGAGACGAAACATGTCCGCACATCCGGGGCTTATACTATGTATAATGGATTATTTCCTTTTCAGGTGGGACCAACAAGAAAAGGGGACAAGCTTGGCGTGGTCAGGCTTGGTGGTCATCGTGAAAAAGAAGAAAGTGCCCAGGAGACAGCAATACGCGAAGTTCTCGAAGAATCTTCCATGGAAATCAAGCTTGTAACCTCCCCGATCACTTTTTTTAAAAGAGAATGGAATGACACAGCTATTAAAATACAATCAAAAGAGGAAGTTGCTCCAATCTTGATAAAAGGCTCAGATCCAACTGCTTCAACAGCAATGTATCTGGCCTGTTCAAACATGGCTCCAGTACCTTCTTCCGAGACAATTGGGCTTCTGCTGTTATCACGAGAGGACATCTCAATTATATGTAAGCAGAGAATCACGCTGGAACAGTTTATTGAACAGGGAGGCAAGGCTATGTTTAGCCAGAAGATAAATTTTGAACTTCCCCTTGAACCTTTCCCCCAGCTGCTCTTTTTAGCTGAATTATTTGAGAAAGAAGCAAGCTTAATGGACCAGGTTATTTCACAGCTGGAGCCTGGCTTAGATAAATGA
- a CDS encoding VOC family protein, translating into MIFEMTYQVRVSDFNEGLKWYKSLLKKEPDFTPHDGFAEWELIPGCWLQVAEGTPSDGSGPLRLGVKSIEDERSRLINEINIESFEIFSREEVPVKWATFSDPWGNSIGFFEYIEEKEMNERKNVILGKNG; encoded by the coding sequence GTGATTTTTGAAATGACATACCAGGTGCGGGTTTCTGATTTCAATGAAGGCTTAAAATGGTATAAATCTCTGTTGAAAAAAGAACCTGATTTTACACCGCATGATGGTTTTGCCGAGTGGGAATTGATACCCGGCTGCTGGCTGCAGGTAGCAGAGGGAACGCCATCTGATGGAAGCGGCCCTTTGCGTTTGGGTGTTAAGTCAATTGAAGACGAAAGATCCAGATTGATCAATGAAATAAATATCGAATCATTTGAGATTTTTTCGAGAGAAGAAGTTCCAGTAAAATGGGCAACATTTTCCGATCCTTGGGGAAATTCGATTGGATTTTTCGAGTACATAGAAGAAAAGGAAATGAATGAGAGAAAAAATGTCATCCTCGGAAAAAATGGTTGA
- a CDS encoding phosphotransferase: MEMEMRNSQEFFKDFLGEIKEIVKLPDQGCTSEVSGIVTGDGTYLLKSAFKEKYREWLKSEAEILESLSLQRSIPVPRYYGFMEDEHASHLLMSFEKGITLTAALKNAESSWEKQRLFRSFGQFIMQLHEQEPVFKTDFDWLETQLKRARIYAESGQADGSLQLLDQLIVNKPNYVKQTMIHGDSTTDNVLLIDGEVRMFIDVAGMTLGDPRYDEALAIRKIRNNPELLAAFYEGYTRYRVTEEEFRYFEEGLYEFF, translated from the coding sequence ATGGAGATGGAAATGAGGAATAGTCAGGAATTCTTTAAGGATTTTCTAGGTGAGATAAAAGAGATTGTTAAGCTTCCTGATCAAGGCTGCACTTCTGAAGTTAGCGGGATCGTCACTGGAGACGGCACTTACCTTTTGAAAAGTGCTTTTAAGGAAAAATATCGAGAGTGGCTAAAGTCCGAGGCGGAGATTCTTGAGAGTTTGTCTTTACAGAGATCAATACCAGTGCCCAGATATTATGGATTCATGGAAGATGAGCATGCAAGTCATTTGCTGATGTCGTTTGAGAAAGGAATAACTCTGACTGCAGCATTAAAAAATGCCGAATCAAGCTGGGAAAAACAGAGACTATTCCGCAGTTTTGGCCAGTTTATTATGCAGCTTCATGAACAAGAACCTGTCTTCAAAACAGATTTTGACTGGCTTGAAACCCAGCTGAAAAGAGCACGTATATATGCTGAATCAGGTCAAGCCGATGGCAGCTTGCAATTATTGGATCAGTTGATCGTTAATAAACCCAATTATGTAAAACAAACCATGATCCACGGAGATTCCACAACTGATAATGTGCTGTTGATTGATGGAGAAGTGCGGATGTTCATTGACGTAGCTGGTATGACACTTGGCGATCCACGTTATGATGAAGCATTGGCTATTCGGAAGATAAGAAACAACCCTGAATTGTTGGCTGCATTTTATGAAGGATATACTCGTTACAGAGTAACGGAAGAAGAATTCCGATATTTTGAAGAAGGTTTATATGAATTTTTTTAG
- a CDS encoding DUF3977 family protein translates to MSSSEKMVEMPPTKYIEIGFGNTWFARTEFEMENGDEYEEKGIKGPVYFHSAYIRIWFWKSVIIIDSREGIKTMAKNDKKFKFIFGIVSKQ, encoded by the coding sequence ATGTCATCCTCGGAAAAAATGGTTGAAATGCCCCCAACAAAATATATTGAAATCGGTTTCGGAAATACCTGGTTTGCCAGAACAGAATTTGAAATGGAGAACGGGGATGAATATGAGGAAAAGGGGATTAAGGGCCCTGTGTATTTTCATTCAGCTTATATAAGAATCTGGTTCTGGAAGTCAGTGATCATTATCGATTCCAGGGAAGGCATAAAAACGATGGCGAAGAACGATAAGAAATTTAAATTTATTTTCGGTATAGTGAGTAAGCAGTGA
- a CDS encoding CBO0543 family protein yields MRKKQKNLSVGFLYILTIIGIFLLPFAIVKRSFKDWVIVYLVSIIGNSWADRYLVSKGYLKYDIRPFKNNFKIHLPFDYVHYPLMLLYYNQWTLNSKPLGIILKLFPFLIPQVLVETFAAKKTDLITWKKGWSWQHSFISLAIKMLVCRAIISTIRMINRDDLSVD; encoded by the coding sequence TTGCGAAAAAAACAAAAGAATTTATCCGTAGGGTTTTTATATATTTTAACCATTATTGGCATTTTCCTATTGCCCTTTGCAATTGTAAAACGTTCATTCAAGGATTGGGTGATCGTTTATTTAGTCAGTATCATCGGAAACTCATGGGCAGATCGATATCTTGTCTCAAAAGGCTATCTGAAATATGATATCAGGCCATTCAAAAATAATTTCAAAATCCATTTACCTTTTGACTATGTACATTATCCTTTAATGCTTCTTTATTACAATCAATGGACACTCAATAGCAAGCCGCTGGGTATTATCTTAAAACTTTTCCCGTTCCTCATCCCGCAAGTATTAGTCGAAACCTTTGCTGCCAAGAAGACAGATTTAATCACCTGGAAAAAGGGATGGAGCTGGCAGCACTCCTTTATCAGCTTAGCCATTAAAATGTTAGTTTGCCGAGCCATCATTTCAACCATCCGTATGATCAACAGGGATGACCTTTCCGTCGATTAG
- a CDS encoding VOC family protein, whose amino-acid sequence MINQLIRVGTIYIPVEDPKESSNWYRDMLKAKLNYLDEDKAIMGLADISLFLVKSPGQSSNFTDINGEERFILTYEVDGLEALKTLHNDLTERGIRVGEIENRGHAGRNFVFSDLDGNKFDVWSELSPQFKERLVKEAT is encoded by the coding sequence ATGATAAACCAATTAATCAGGGTAGGAACAATTTATATTCCAGTGGAGGATCCAAAGGAATCGTCGAATTGGTATAGAGATATGCTTAAGGCTAAATTGAATTACTTAGATGAAGACAAGGCAATCATGGGTTTGGCTGATATCAGTCTGTTTTTGGTGAAGTCTCCGGGGCAGAGTTCAAACTTTACGGACATTAATGGAGAGGAAAGGTTCATTCTTACCTATGAAGTGGATGGTCTTGAGGCCCTTAAAACATTACATAATGATTTAACGGAACGTGGGATTAGAGTCGGTGAGATTGAAAACAGAGGCCATGCAGGCAGGAATTTTGTTTTTAGTGACCTTGATGGAAACAAATTCGACGTATGGAGTGAGTTGAGCCCACAGTTTAAAGAAAGGCTTGTGAAGGAGGCAACATGA
- a CDS encoding FAD-dependent monooxygenase produces MVNSINHSDTAIIGAGIGGLSAAIALQQLGLKVKVLERASELKEMGAGIVLSANAIKVLEKLGLADQVRQAGSPVKKAEIRTPDGQLIVEMPVHMQAERYGTFSYLLYRPDLQRILYEKLDPNTVVLGKKFLRLEQDPEKITSFFENGEILNSGLLIGADGVHSRVRQYIMEESKLRYSGFTAVRGISKYEDARFPAELGGGFEAWGNGKRFGFSHLGNGRVFWFAAINTPQGSLVKVENKRHLALQQFKGWWGPIADVIDSTKEENILVHEIFDRKPLKKWHKGRVTLLGDAAHPMLPNLGQGGAQAMEDALILARYLKEYPQEVEEAYSLFEQERIPRVTRIIKDSRMMARMMQLENPAAMMVRNQIIRHVPDKLKINRLDWILGYKA; encoded by the coding sequence ATGGTCAATTCAATAAACCATTCTGATACAGCGATTATCGGTGCTGGTATCGGGGGACTATCCGCGGCGATTGCCTTGCAGCAGCTGGGCCTTAAGGTGAAGGTTCTTGAGAGAGCTTCGGAACTAAAGGAGATGGGTGCAGGTATTGTATTGTCTGCCAACGCAATCAAGGTTTTGGAAAAACTCGGGTTAGCGGATCAGGTGCGCCAGGCTGGCTCGCCAGTGAAAAAGGCGGAAATTAGGACTCCTGATGGACAACTTATTGTAGAAATGCCGGTCCACATGCAGGCAGAACGATATGGAACGTTCAGCTATTTACTATACCGTCCTGATTTACAAAGAATTTTATATGAAAAATTAGATCCTAATACAGTAGTGCTTGGAAAAAAGTTTTTACGACTGGAACAGGATCCTGAAAAAATCACAAGCTTTTTTGAGAATGGAGAAATACTAAATTCAGGCCTTCTCATTGGAGCGGATGGGGTACATTCTCGAGTAAGGCAGTATATTATGGAGGAGTCAAAGCTGCGCTATTCAGGCTTCACTGCTGTCAGAGGAATTTCAAAATATGAAGATGCCCGTTTTCCGGCCGAACTGGGTGGAGGATTCGAAGCGTGGGGTAACGGAAAGAGATTTGGTTTTTCACATTTAGGAAATGGCCGCGTGTTTTGGTTCGCTGCGATCAACACGCCTCAAGGGTCACTTGTTAAGGTTGAAAATAAAAGACATCTCGCTTTACAGCAATTCAAAGGTTGGTGGGGACCAATTGCAGATGTCATTGATTCTACCAAAGAGGAGAACATCCTTGTTCATGAAATTTTTGATCGCAAGCCGCTGAAAAAATGGCATAAAGGAAGAGTGACTCTGTTGGGAGATGCAGCCCATCCCATGCTGCCGAACCTGGGGCAAGGCGGAGCCCAGGCGATGGAGGATGCATTAATTCTCGCACGCTATCTCAAGGAATATCCTCAAGAAGTTGAGGAAGCATACAGTCTATTTGAGCAAGAGAGAATACCACGCGTTACAAGAATTATTAAAGACTCAAGAATGATGGCTAGAATGATGCAACTTGAAAACCCGGCGGCGATGATGGTCAGAAATCAAATTATTAGGCATGTTCCAGATAAACTTAAAATTAACAGACTGGATTGGATACTTGGATACAAAGCTTAA
- a CDS encoding DUF2500 domain-containing protein: protein MMVEAQGDWMFTVVPIFMGAIFILVIGIIIFTIIKSIGTWSKNNQSPRLNSNAQVVTKRTSVRGGGETNARSLYYVTFEFDSGDRLELQVNGQEYGQVVEGDYGELSFQGTRYLGFTRHR from the coding sequence ATGATGGTGGAAGCGCAAGGGGATTGGATGTTTACTGTTGTCCCGATCTTTATGGGAGCAATCTTTATTTTAGTCATTGGAATCATTATTTTTACGATCATTAAAAGCATAGGTACCTGGAGTAAAAACAATCAGTCACCACGTTTGAATTCTAACGCTCAGGTAGTGACGAAAAGAACGAGCGTGCGCGGCGGGGGAGAAACGAATGCCCGCAGCCTATACTATGTGACGTTTGAATTCGATAGTGGAGACCGGCTGGAGCTGCAGGTGAACGGCCAGGAATATGGGCAGGTGGTTGAGGGGGATTATGGAGAACTGAGTTTTCAGGGAACTCGTTATTTAGGTTTTACAAGACATCGTTAA
- a CDS encoding histidine phosphatase family protein, protein MITEVYFVRHAHSVFSLENEETRELSEKGWRDAEKITQILLQENINQIISSSYVRARQTVEGLANLLNLEIELVPRFRERDLADRNHHFENPVEAMQKVFSNPAYKFPGGETNLEVQQRGIDGLRNAVKKYKGQKIAIGIHGNIMACTMNYFDKKYDFEFWKQTTKPDIYKLLINDHFELVACERLWKEELLRT, encoded by the coding sequence ATGATTACAGAAGTATATTTCGTAAGACACGCTCATTCTGTCTTCTCCCTGGAGAATGAGGAGACACGGGAGCTTTCCGAAAAAGGCTGGAGAGATGCAGAGAAAATCACTCAAATTCTTTTACAGGAAAATATCAATCAAATCATTTCAAGTTCATATGTCAGAGCAAGACAAACGGTCGAAGGACTGGCAAATCTGCTGAATCTGGAAATTGAGTTAGTTCCCCGTTTTAGAGAACGGGATCTAGCTGACAGAAATCATCATTTTGAAAATCCAGTGGAAGCCATGCAAAAAGTCTTCTCAAACCCTGCATACAAATTTCCTGGAGGAGAAACCAATCTTGAAGTGCAGCAACGAGGAATTGATGGGTTAAGGAATGCCGTAAAGAAGTATAAAGGCCAGAAAATCGCAATAGGTATTCATGGTAATATTATGGCCTGCACGATGAACTATTTTGACAAAAAATATGACTTCGAGTTCTGGAAACAAACCACCAAACCAGATATTTATAAGCTCTTAATTAACGACCACTTTGAATTAGTCGCTTGTGAACGGCTTTGGAAGGAAGAACTTCTTCGCACTTGA
- a CDS encoding 8-oxo-dGTP diphosphatase: MSDHINYKLWTVCMIQNGDKVLLIDRQHDHFKGYIPPGGKVDFPESIMESAVREVKEETGLDVWNLKYKGLYEYVNTKALDRYMIFNYITSDFKGELLENGPEGRVVWVNIEEAYHLPMQESIRRRFPLFFQEGTFEIQVTWDQEENKEGNVAIKST; encoded by the coding sequence ATGAGCGATCACATCAACTATAAACTATGGACTGTGTGTATGATTCAAAATGGAGACAAAGTTTTACTGATCGACCGGCAGCATGATCATTTCAAAGGCTATATTCCTCCAGGCGGTAAAGTCGATTTTCCGGAAAGCATCATGGAAAGTGCTGTTAGAGAGGTAAAAGAGGAAACTGGTTTAGATGTGTGGAATTTGAAATACAAAGGGTTATACGAATATGTGAACACTAAGGCATTGGATCGATATATGATTTTCAACTATATAACCAGTGATTTTAAGGGTGAACTGCTGGAGAACGGGCCGGAAGGAAGAGTTGTTTGGGTTAACATTGAAGAGGCATATCACCTCCCTATGCAGGAATCCATCAGAAGAAGGTTTCCATTGTTTTTTCAAGAGGGAACATTCGAGATCCAGGTTACATGGGATCAAGAAGAAAACAAAGAGGGCAATGTTGCGATTAAAAGTACATAA
- a CDS encoding GyrI-like domain-containing protein, whose amino-acid sequence MCQVVKKEFKVIGEKHTGLYKDFAELVPKAANQFLERASNLAGTEVTVYEPKVSESHNEGTFYVGVLVNAEFDTLPEGAEILDIQHSYGMIRGKGTEMGSLYSTLDQWIDEQGYARDTLENFILETYHPVENDVEKVEIYIPIKD is encoded by the coding sequence ATGTGCCAGGTTGTAAAAAAGGAATTTAAAGTGATTGGCGAGAAACATACAGGGCTCTACAAAGATTTTGCAGAGTTAGTCCCCAAGGCCGCCAATCAATTTTTAGAAAGAGCATCAAATCTAGCGGGAACTGAGGTTACCGTGTACGAGCCCAAAGTAAGTGAGAGCCATAATGAGGGAACTTTCTATGTCGGAGTATTGGTAAATGCTGAGTTTGATACCTTACCCGAAGGAGCTGAAATTCTCGATATTCAGCACTCATATGGAATGATTAGAGGAAAAGGAACAGAGATGGGCAGTTTATATTCAACGCTGGATCAATGGATTGATGAACAGGGCTATGCGCGTGATACTTTGGAAAATTTCATTTTAGAAACTTATCATCCAGTGGAAAATGACGTGGAGAAAGTAGAAATATATATTCCTATTAAAGACTAA
- a CDS encoding DUF2268 domain-containing protein: MSQIAPMDLYQHRGDLDSFLLKNLSPLVNENTWMKEWKQIAERFQLFKFKELTEGEAEAYSWDAKRVNEIIDETINNARNHLSFDEVTVTVFPAIPFPWHKKLPQSMWTNGFTNGPNNIQIAVLPEPDEDFLSYMIAHELHHAIPCNPIYDLTLDTFSLAEWFKMEGGAEFFSLSLYPDKRWWKDEFTSEVELNYWREAKSVYDSTDGKTKNLFTFGNPKQGIPYMAGYAFAYHLFLAFAEVYPDKTFEDLLLIKPESFLENYQENGLEKM; this comes from the coding sequence GTGAGTCAAATTGCCCCAATGGACCTTTACCAGCATAGAGGTGACTTAGATTCTTTTCTCTTAAAAAATCTAAGTCCACTTGTAAATGAAAATACGTGGATGAAAGAGTGGAAACAAATTGCGGAACGGTTTCAGTTGTTTAAATTCAAAGAACTCACAGAAGGGGAGGCTGAGGCTTACTCCTGGGATGCCAAAAGGGTAAATGAAATCATTGATGAAACAATAAACAATGCTCGTAACCATCTTTCTTTTGATGAGGTAACAGTGACTGTTTTTCCAGCGATACCATTCCCATGGCACAAGAAACTTCCTCAATCAATGTGGACAAATGGATTTACCAACGGTCCAAACAACATCCAGATTGCAGTCCTGCCTGAACCAGACGAAGACTTTCTTAGCTATATGATTGCCCACGAACTCCATCATGCCATACCATGTAATCCTATCTATGACCTTACTCTCGATACTTTTTCCCTGGCCGAATGGTTTAAGATGGAAGGGGGCGCGGAATTTTTCAGCTTAAGCCTTTACCCCGATAAGCGTTGGTGGAAGGATGAATTCACCTCAGAAGTGGAGTTGAATTATTGGAGGGAAGCGAAAAGCGTATATGATTCTACCGATGGTAAGACCAAAAACCTTTTTACTTTTGGCAATCCGAAGCAGGGAATTCCATATATGGCTGGCTATGCATTCGCCTATCATCTTTTCCTGGCTTTCGCGGAGGTTTATCCTGATAAAACGTTTGAGGATTTACTACTCATAAAACCTGAGTCTTTCCTTGAAAACTATCAGGAAAATGGATTGGAGAAAATGTAG
- a CDS encoding cation diffusion facilitator family transporter: MSASQEQYVNHNKNKKLFIWAAGLTISFALIEIVYGFISGSLMIIGDGVHMSSDAISLILSLVAAIMSTKAATKKRTFGYKRFEPIAAFINGLTLILIPLYIMYEAVNRMIRPVEIIPEQMITVGIIGLLINALVGYILSKGDANLNMRSAILHVFADMITSLSAVIVALAIMFFDLVWLDPVGSIVTSFIIIRGGISITKESFNILMEGTPEGYSVDEIKKSIQRMNGELNVQDVKVWCVNEAEVYTMIRVKTTGGMIKNMQKMIKDLVSGSTKIPVENIFVDVN, from the coding sequence ATGAGCGCTTCTCAGGAGCAGTATGTAAATCATAATAAAAACAAAAAGTTATTCATTTGGGCAGCGGGGCTAACGATTTCCTTTGCTCTAATTGAAATCGTTTATGGATTCATATCAGGGTCGCTAATGATTATCGGTGATGGTGTCCATATGAGTTCTGACGCTATATCGCTGATTCTCTCCCTTGTTGCCGCAATCATGTCCACTAAGGCAGCTACAAAAAAGAGGACCTTTGGCTACAAGCGTTTTGAACCGATTGCTGCTTTTATCAACGGGCTTACGCTAATTCTGATTCCGCTTTACATCATGTATGAGGCGGTCAATCGAATGATCAGACCTGTGGAAATCATTCCGGAACAAATGATTACGGTCGGAATCATTGGACTTTTGATTAACGCACTTGTTGGCTATATATTGTCAAAGGGCGATGCGAACCTGAATATGAGAAGCGCGATTTTACATGTATTTGCTGACATGATCACCAGTCTCAGTGCGGTAATTGTTGCACTCGCCATTATGTTCTTTGACCTGGTCTGGCTGGACCCGGTTGGCAGTATCGTTACTTCTTTCATTATTATTCGTGGAGGAATCTCGATCACGAAGGAATCCTTTAACATCTTGATGGAAGGAACGCCTGAAGGATATTCAGTCGATGAGATTAAGAAGTCCATACAAAGGATGAACGGGGAGCTTAATGTTCAGGACGTTAAAGTATGGTGTGTAAATGAAGCGGAAGTTTATACAATGATTCGCGTAAAGACTACTGGTGGCATGATTAAAAATATGCAGAAAATGATTAAAGATCTGGTATCTGGATCGACGAAAATCCCAGTTGAAAATATATTTGTCGATGTAAATTGA
- a CDS encoding NUDIX domain-containing protein: MTRPRAFAAIIKNNYILMTKHVYSDGSFWTLPGGGLEAGETYEDAVIREVKEEVNLDVEVVDYLFTGRYSGGEERCFLVRPLNDKEASLGHDPELGDKQTLKEVKWHSLESVKDDLHVAKVLEAMKLKV, translated from the coding sequence TTGACTAGACCGAGAGCTTTTGCTGCCATCATTAAAAACAATTATATACTTATGACAAAACATGTCTATTCGGACGGTTCTTTCTGGACACTTCCTGGCGGAGGTCTTGAAGCAGGAGAAACCTATGAAGACGCAGTCATTCGGGAAGTGAAAGAAGAAGTGAATCTGGATGTTGAAGTAGTTGACTATCTTTTTACTGGTCGATACAGCGGTGGGGAGGAAAGGTGTTTTTTAGTGCGACCATTAAACGACAAAGAAGCCTCGCTCGGCCACGACCCTGAACTTGGCGACAAACAAACATTAAAAGAAGTGAAATGGCATTCACTTGAATCGGTGAAGGATGATCTTCACGTTGCTAAAGTATTAGAAGCTATGAAGTTGAAAGTATAG
- a CDS encoding GNAT family N-acetyltransferase produces MVKVDVYTETERLVLRPFKRDDYHNWYKQFDNRLPSQYRHDDGRPSNLDVYTEDWFAEWVSNFDQSAKEDKRYNLGVFRKEDGVNVGKIELMTIMRMDYQWAMMGYSIHNQFWKKGYGIESVVAARELFFNRLDFHRIELHIHVDNLPSINLAKKAGFIYECVRKDFSLENDRWTDFCIYYQNRS; encoded by the coding sequence GTGGTAAAAGTGGATGTGTATACTGAAACTGAAAGACTGGTTTTACGCCCATTTAAGCGAGATGATTATCATAATTGGTATAAGCAGTTTGATAACCGATTGCCATCTCAATACAGGCATGACGATGGACGCCCATCCAATTTGGATGTATACACGGAAGATTGGTTTGCCGAGTGGGTAAGCAATTTTGACCAGTCAGCGAAGGAAGATAAAAGGTATAACCTTGGAGTTTTTCGAAAAGAAGATGGTGTGAATGTTGGAAAAATAGAACTGATGACCATTATGAGAATGGATTATCAATGGGCAATGATGGGTTACTCGATCCATAATCAATTCTGGAAAAAAGGCTATGGGATCGAAAGTGTTGTTGCTGCGAGGGAACTATTTTTCAATAGACTCGATTTCCATAGAATTGAATTGCATATTCACGTAGACAACCTTCCGTCGATCAACTTGGCCAAAAAAGCAGGTTTCATTTATGAATGTGTTAGAAAGGACTTTTCCCTGGAAAATGACCGCTGGACGGACTTTTGTATTTATTATCAGAACCGAAGCTAG
- a CDS encoding AAA family ATPase, translating to MKLVLIFGPQAVGKMTVGHELEKITELKLFHNHMTIDLVNPFFDYGTKEGKRLVGLFRQEIFKAMAKSDQYGLIFTYVWAFDMKEDRDYVDQVCQLFESEGGTVYFVELEADLDERLKRNKSPHRLQHKPSKRNLTWSEQDLVQSMDQYRLNSNAGEIERENYIRINNTHLSATEVAQQIKEYFGL from the coding sequence ATGAAACTTGTTTTGATTTTTGGGCCGCAGGCTGTCGGTAAAATGACGGTAGGGCATGAACTTGAAAAGATAACAGAACTAAAGCTTTTTCATAACCATATGACAATTGATCTGGTTAATCCCTTTTTTGACTACGGGACAAAAGAGGGGAAGCGTTTAGTCGGGCTTTTTCGTCAGGAAATCTTTAAGGCGATGGCCAAAAGCGATCAATATGGCTTGATTTTCACGTATGTCTGGGCATTTGATATGAAGGAAGACAGGGATTATGTAGATCAAGTATGCCAGCTATTCGAGTCAGAGGGCGGAACAGTGTATTTTGTTGAATTGGAAGCGGATTTAGATGAAAGACTGAAGCGGAATAAAAGTCCGCATCGGCTCCAGCATAAGCCATCAAAACGAAACCTGACATGGTCGGAGCAAGACCTGGTTCAGTCGATGGACCAATACCGCCTGAATTCAAATGCAGGTGAGATTGAAAGAGAGAATTATATACGAATAAATAATACTCACTTAAGCGCGACAGAAGTTGCCCAGCAGATTAAGGAGTATTTTGGTTTGTAA